The following proteins come from a genomic window of Bacteroidia bacterium:
- a CDS encoding trimeric intracellular cation channel family protein: protein MSILFQSNYTMILDLAGTFAFAISGIRLASGKNIDWFGAYVIGLVTAIGGGTTRDLLLDVIPFWMEDSRYLLTTGVALLAIIILRTKLIKWGHTLFLFDAIGLGLFTVTGISKSLEAGLPMWVCIIMGTITGAIGGVFRDIIINEVPLLFRKDLYAIACILGGIVYFICYQFKVLIPYHELIAAATVILIRILAVKFHLQLPKLKSLNTE from the coding sequence ATGTCAATCCTTTTTCAGTCAAACTACACAATGATCCTGGACCTTGCCGGCACTTTTGCTTTTGCAATCAGCGGCATCAGGCTGGCATCAGGAAAAAATATTGATTGGTTCGGGGCGTATGTGATAGGATTGGTAACGGCCATCGGTGGCGGAACAACAAGAGACCTTTTGCTGGATGTAATTCCTTTTTGGATGGAAGATTCCCGCTATTTACTTACCACGGGCGTGGCCTTGCTGGCAATAATTATTTTAAGGACAAAACTCATTAAGTGGGGGCATACGCTGTTTCTGTTCGATGCCATAGGACTGGGCTTGTTTACGGTAACCGGAATAAGTAAAAGTTTAGAAGCCGGCCTGCCGATGTGGGTATGTATAATAATGGGCACTATTACAGGAGCAATAGGTGGCGTATTCCGTGATATTATTATTAACGAAGTACCGCTGCTTTTCAGAAAAGACCTATATGCCATTGCCTGCATCCTGGGCGGCATTGTGTATTTCATTTGCTATCAGTTCAAAGTATTAATCCCTTATCACGAACTTATAGCAGCAGCAACAGTTATTTTGATCAGGATTTTAGCGGTTAAATTCCATCTTCAACTACCAAAATTAAAATCTCTTAATACTGAATAA
- a CDS encoding chaperone modulator CbpM, producing the protein MEQQKNLMTIAEIAEFCGLERETVEELLEQDIIACAERHPEPKFSEEQVVLVRRVRRLNQDIGVNLPGIDVIFHMRERMLEMQQQMKEMETQMERMRRKHHETLRSALVQGGMFHDLD; encoded by the coding sequence ATGGAGCAACAGAAAAATCTGATGACAATAGCCGAAATAGCTGAATTCTGCGGCCTGGAGCGCGAAACTGTGGAGGAACTCCTGGAGCAGGACATCATTGCCTGTGCAGAGCGCCATCCGGAGCCGAAGTTCAGTGAAGAGCAGGTAGTGCTTGTGAGGCGGGTAAGGCGACTGAACCAGGACATAGGTGTGAACCTGCCCGGCATAGATGTGATCTTCCACATGCGGGAACGGATGCTGGAAATGCAACAGCAAATGAAGGAGATGGAAACGCAGATGGAGCGGATGAGACGGAAGCATCACGAGACACTGCGATCGGCCCTGGTGCAGGGCGGCATGTTCCACGACCTGGATTAA
- a CDS encoding J domain-containing protein, whose product MDFKDYYNSLGVSKTATQDEIKKAYRKLARKHHPDVNPNDKQAEDKFKEISEANEVLSDPEKRRKYDELGADWKRYETAGAGDGGFDWSKYANQGQRGGGRTQYRYEGDAEDLFGGGAGFSDFFENIFGGGGFRRGGRSGRQRAFKGQDYQAQMDITLEEAFHGTSRLLELNKQKLRINVKPGVADGQKLRLKGKGSPGVQGGEPGDLYITVRVLPHTRYQREGDTLIVEQPVVLYKAVLGGKVSVELPDGVLNITIPEGTRNGSTLRIRGKGFPIYGKTGVRGDLHLKVYVEVPQNLTDKEKELFRELEVLRNHS is encoded by the coding sequence GTGGATTTTAAAGACTACTACAATAGCCTGGGTGTAAGCAAGACCGCTACACAGGACGAGATAAAGAAAGCTTACCGGAAGCTGGCGCGGAAGCATCACCCGGATGTAAACCCCAATGACAAGCAGGCGGAAGATAAGTTTAAAGAGATCAGCGAAGCTAATGAGGTGTTGAGCGATCCAGAGAAACGAAGGAAATATGATGAACTGGGAGCCGACTGGAAGCGCTACGAAACGGCAGGAGCCGGAGACGGAGGATTCGACTGGAGCAAGTATGCCAACCAGGGACAGCGCGGAGGGGGAAGAACGCAGTACCGGTATGAGGGAGATGCAGAGGATCTCTTTGGTGGCGGGGCAGGTTTTTCTGACTTCTTTGAGAATATTTTTGGTGGCGGTGGCTTCAGGCGTGGTGGAAGGAGCGGACGCCAGCGTGCATTTAAAGGACAAGACTACCAGGCGCAAATGGATATAACATTGGAAGAGGCGTTTCATGGAACATCGCGGCTGCTTGAACTGAATAAGCAGAAGCTGCGGATCAACGTGAAGCCGGGTGTGGCTGACGGCCAGAAGCTGCGGCTGAAGGGCAAAGGAAGCCCCGGAGTACAGGGTGGTGAACCTGGCGATCTGTATATCACTGTCCGGGTGCTGCCACACACACGGTATCAGCGCGAAGGCGATACGCTTATCGTGGAGCAGCCGGTTGTTTTGTATAAAGCGGTGCTGGGCGGAAAGGTGAGCGTGGAATTGCCCGATGGTGTGCTTAATATCACAATTCCGGAAGGAACGCGAAACGGAAGTACGTTGCGCATCCGTGGCAAAGGATTCCCGATTTATGGCAAAACTGGCGTGCGGGGCGACCTGCACTTGAAAGTATATGTGGAGGTGCCGCAGAACCTGACTGACAAGGAAAAGGAATTATTCCGTGAATTAGAGGTACTGAGAAATCATTCATAA
- the hemE gene encoding uroporphyrinogen decarboxylase gives MNNITNDNFLRACRRESTDHIPVWFMRQAGRYQTEYREIRKKHGFMEVVHTPELCAEVTLLPVQQMEVDAAILFSDIATPFAAFGVPFEIRENHGPHIANPVRNPAQIASLRNFDPAQELAYVGESIELLKKHLTIPLIGFCGAPFTLASYMVEGGGSKNYIHTKTLMFSQPKLWHQLMEKLVKMLTHYLTYQAESGADALQIFDSWVGNLSREDYEEFVFPHMQQLFDGLKPLSQPIIHFGVGTGHILDLMKKAGGDVIGLDWKMNVKQEWQRLGHDVAVQGNLDPGILLGPWERIAQRAKAILAQADRPGFIFNLGHGILPPTPPENLRRLVDLVHAHPVS, from the coding sequence ATGAATAATATAACGAACGATAATTTCCTGCGTGCCTGCAGGCGTGAATCCACTGATCATATCCCCGTCTGGTTTATGCGGCAGGCTGGCCGCTACCAGACTGAATACCGGGAGATCCGGAAAAAGCATGGATTTATGGAGGTAGTACACACTCCGGAGCTTTGTGCCGAAGTTACCCTGCTTCCGGTGCAACAAATGGAGGTGGATGCCGCGATCCTTTTTTCTGACATTGCCACGCCATTTGCTGCTTTTGGTGTGCCCTTCGAGATCAGGGAAAATCACGGACCGCATATCGCAAACCCGGTTCGCAATCCTGCACAGATAGCGTCTTTGCGAAATTTTGATCCGGCTCAGGAACTGGCATACGTGGGAGAATCAATTGAACTGCTGAAGAAGCACCTGACAATTCCCCTGATCGGCTTTTGCGGAGCACCGTTCACTCTGGCAAGCTACATGGTGGAAGGAGGTGGCAGCAAAAATTATATCCATACAAAAACGCTGATGTTCTCGCAGCCAAAGCTTTGGCACCAGCTTATGGAAAAGCTTGTGAAAATGCTGACGCACTACCTCACCTACCAGGCAGAATCAGGAGCCGATGCACTGCAGATTTTCGATAGCTGGGTGGGTAATCTAAGCCGCGAAGATTATGAGGAATTTGTGTTTCCTCACATGCAACAGCTCTTTGACGGGCTGAAGCCGTTGTCTCAGCCCATCATTCATTTTGGGGTTGGCACCGGGCATATTCTTGACCTGATGAAAAAAGCAGGCGGAGACGTGATCGGATTGGACTGGAAAATGAACGTAAAGCAGGAGTGGCAACGGCTCGGCCATGATGTTGCCGTGCAGGGAAACCTGGATCCGGGAATTTTGCTGGGTCCCTGGGAACGGATCGCGCAACGTGCCAAAGCTATTCTTGCTCAGGCAGACAGGCCCGGATTTATTTTCAACCTCGGTCATGGCATTCTGCCTCCAACCCCGCCTGAGAATCTCAGGCGCCTGGTAGATCTCGTTCATGCCCACCCGGTATCCTGA
- the hemH gene encoding ferrochelatase: MDKYGILLMAYGSPGNMEEIEPYYIDIRRGRRPTREALQELQDRYLEIGGTSPLLEITNQQAESLQNLLGANFKVYVGMRHWTPWIHEAVQQMAHDGIRKAVGIVMSPHYSSMSIERYKGKVRDALYETKGAPDFLYIDEYHNHPLFIQALTQKIEEARQDLSPGNFTCIFTAHSLPERILDKGDPYADQLMETSRILAEKAGLEKWEFAYQSAGRTEEKWLGPDLTEMIKRLHDQGENQILICPIGFIIDHLEVLYDIDIEAQQLCQELGMKQVRTTSLNSDPLLIKAFAQIITEKING; encoded by the coding sequence ATGGATAAATACGGCATTCTGTTAATGGCTTATGGCAGCCCCGGCAATATGGAAGAAATAGAGCCTTACTATATTGACATCCGCAGGGGAAGGCGGCCAACAAGAGAAGCGCTCCAAGAGTTGCAGGACCGGTACCTTGAAATCGGTGGCACCTCGCCCTTGCTGGAAATTACAAATCAGCAGGCTGAAAGCTTACAGAATTTATTGGGGGCGAACTTTAAAGTATATGTGGGAATGCGGCACTGGACGCCCTGGATACATGAGGCAGTGCAGCAAATGGCCCACGATGGCATCAGGAAAGCCGTTGGCATTGTAATGTCGCCCCATTATTCCTCTATGAGCATAGAGCGGTACAAGGGAAAGGTCCGGGATGCTTTATATGAGACCAAAGGTGCTCCCGATTTTCTCTATATTGATGAATATCACAACCACCCGCTCTTTATACAGGCGCTGACGCAGAAAATTGAAGAAGCCCGCCAGGACTTATCTCCCGGCAATTTTACCTGCATTTTTACGGCACACAGCCTGCCGGAACGAATCCTGGACAAAGGCGATCCTTATGCTGACCAACTCATGGAAACCTCACGAATCCTTGCTGAAAAGGCCGGATTGGAAAAGTGGGAATTTGCTTACCAGAGCGCTGGCCGTACGGAGGAAAAATGGCTCGGCCCGGATTTAACTGAAATGATAAAACGGCTGCACGACCAGGGAGAAAATCAAATATTAATATGCCCTATCGGATTTATTATTGATCACCTTGAAGTGCTTTATGATATTGATATCGAAGCGCAGCAACTGTGTCAGGAATTGGGAATGAAGCAGGTACGCACAACCTCGCTGAATAGTGATCCGCTCCTTATCAAGGCTTTTGCACAAATTATAACCGAAAAAATCAATGGCTGA